The genomic segment TCCTGAGCTTTTCGTAATGGGCGGCGGGCACCGTCACCTCCACCCACCCGTTAAGCCGGGCGACGCCGCGATGGCCGAATTCCAGAGTGTGCGGTTGTCCCTGGCCGTCCAGCGCGACAAATTGGGTGTCGGCTTGAACCGACCAGACGGTGCGGAAGCGTTTCTGTTTTTTAAAGATGACCCGTTGATAGGAGAAGGGGATCGGCTCGCGATAGGGAAACCCGGCGGTAAACGCAAAGCCGGCCAGATCCAGGTGTACGCAAGCAGTCAGAGTGCCATCCGCGTCCTCTCGATAAGAGTTCAGCCTATGGTTCTCGATATAATAATGAACCTTCACTCCACCGGATGAATCTGTGCGGCTGAAATAGCGCGGAAGATATTCAAGCTGATGTTGTATACGTTTCAGGCTGTCGGTCACATACGAGACATACTTGATCTCGCTATGCTCGGCCAATGGCAACAGCGGCGGCGTGGGGATGTCCTGCCGCTTGGTGCAGACCGCGAGTAAAATCACCGGAAGAAAAAGAAAAAAAGCCCGTTTCCCTTTGTGCAAGATTATTCTCACATTTTGAAAAATTCACTGCCGGTCGGCTGCAACAGCCGTAGATAATTTGGATCGTAAAGTTCGCCTCGTTTGGTGGAGTGGATCAGCTCGTACTGATTGAATCCCGCCCGATCGACAAAAACAAAGATGACGCCGTTCTCGATGTTTTCATAATGCCAGATCTCATAGGGCTTGGTATCCTTGCTCACGGTGTGACGCTCGATGTCCGAGGGTTTGCCGTAGCGGAGATGGATGATGCCGCGATCGGTGCGCCAACCCGGCTTGCCGGAACGGCTGTAATGGGTATGGACATAGTCGCACTCCTGCATATATTGAAGGCGAAAGTCCTCCACACTCGCTGCTCCGGACGGCAGGTGCGCAAGCCACAGATTGTAGATAAAGGCGCGCCGGCCCTCCTCCTTGAGACTGCGATAGATTTCCCGATCCTCCTTTTTGGTCATGGCATAGAGCTTGTCGAGCTCTTCATCAAGCTTTTTTAAATCAAACCCATCGAGAAAATGCAAGGCCAGGGTTGTTTGCCCGGAACCGGCGGCCAGGGGCTTGGCCCCTGGGTTTTGCACAAGGAAAATTTTACTTTTGCTGTTCAGTACGGCGTCGGCCGAATCAGTGATGCTGTATTCAAGACGATACGCGCCGCTGGGCAGATCCTGGACCGAGAATTGACCGATCTCGCGAATCATATTGTGTCGCAGTTCGCGATCATGGATGATGGCCGGCAATGGTTCATAGGGCTTGCCCTGCTCATCAAGAATTCTGGCTTTGACCTTGAAGCGGTTTGCCGGGATGGTACGCTGCAGGTCATAGGCTTCATAGTAGAAGAACAAGTCCTTATTCTGCTCGCCGAAGGTCATCTCCGGATTGGGTATGATGCAATAGTAGCGTTTGTGAAAAGATTCAGCACAGCTGCTGTCGAAGGGGGTGATGGCGTTGGCCAGTTGCACATCGCTGAGCAGCGGCGCTTCATCGGTATAGGCGTGCGAAGTAAACTCGAGCTGCAGGCTGTCGAGGCTCTCCCGTTTCAGGTCGCGGGCAAAGAGCTTGAGGTGATATGTCTGCCCGGCTAGAATGGAAAAACGCAACAGATCGACCAGTTGTTTGGCCTGATCGTGGTGCGCGGTATCCAGAACTGTGTTGGTCACGCGCCAGGTTTTGTTGGCCCAGAGAGTGTCGTTATGGACGATCTCCAGACTCAACAGCACCTCGCAGCGCAGACGGCCGTCCACCAGAACGTATCGAGGACTGTTTTCCGGCAGAGAGTAATAAATTTCCAGGTAACTCTGCCCGTCCGGATTGCGAAACTGGGCCACATCCATGCTTAACGAGATGGTGGACGCTTTCATCGCCGGGGTGATCAGGCCGCACAACGACAGAACCAAGGTCCAGCGCCATTGTTTCATGCGATTTTTTCTTTGATTAACTTTTCGATTATGGATTTGCAGAAAATATACAGCGCCGAAGCGAAAATAACAAGCATTATTATAAATGAAAAGGGTCGGGGATATGGTATCCCGGACCCTTATTCAGGAAAATAAGATATTTCGCAATGGGCCGTTCCCCCTTCAGCCGGACGCTCGCGGGCTTATCCGGTTGGTCTGGAAACGGCGTGGAACTTGCGTTCCCGTTGAACGAAGCGGTCGTCTTTGCAGAATAACCTTCGTAGAAGGCTATTCAATCAAAAGCCGAACGACAGGGTAAAGACGTTGTTCCCATTAAAATAGTCGACCGAACGATAGGCGTAGTCCAGCATGATCGTCAAGCCGCTGAAGCTTTTATGAAAGCCGCCGCCTGCGCAAAATCCGTAGACATGCGCATCCGCGCCCGTGGGATCATTTTGTTGACCCAGGGGAATGCCGTAACCGCCGCGCAGAAAAACCATGTCGGCGAATGAATACTCTGCGCCCACATTGGCGTAATCGTCGTCATAGTTGTTATTGACGATCGTGGTCTGCAGGTGAAGAGTATTCTTTTCTGTCACGGTCAGTTTGTAGCTTAAGCCGATGTCCAGCGTGGAGGGCAGTTCATCCTTGCCGGCCACTACTTTGTAAAAACTGGTGGAGCGGCTGACATCGAGCGGGTTCGCCTTAAGCAGCAGTCCGTTTCCGTCCATCTTCATGCCGGGCCCGAGGTTTTTCAACGCGACACCGATGCCGAGACCTTCGATATCGCCGAGGTTCTGATATTGTACGCCGATATCGAACGCCAGGCCTGTGGCGCCGACGCGATCCAATGTCTCGGAGATCAGTTTCGCCGAGGCGCCGACGGACACGCGTTCAGTCAGGGCGCGTGAATAGGTCAGGCCGACGGTCATGAACGCGGGCGAGAACAGGGCGCCGGTGCCGTCCGGCGCATCCTCGGTGGTGATGGCGATGTCGCCCATAGCCAGGGTCTTGAAAGACAGACCGATGCTGCCCATACGGCCGAACTGCGCCGCTACGGCGGCATAGCTCACGTTGATGTCGGCGATGTACTGCATCTGCGAGAATTGGGCGGTGGCGCGAAAAGAAGTGCGGTCCAATCCCGCGGGGTTCCAGTAGATGGCGTCGATGCCGGCCACGCTGGCAGCCGAGGCGCCGCCCATGCCGATGTATCGCGCTCCAACCGGTATCAATAGCTCGGAAGCCGCATTGGTTCCCGCCCGATTGGAGGCGCCGGCAAAGGCCTGAACAGTCAGGACCGTCAGGATTGCCAGGCTCACAATTAACACCTTATCCAAAAAAGCTTTCATACTCTATCTCCTATCAGTGTTTTGCAGAGATGTTTCATGTTGATAATCAGCCATTGTGAACAGTGCCCATGCGGCAGCCGTCAAGCCGCCGCATGGTCGGCAATCAGTAAATGGTCAGGAACTGCTGCTCTCGCACCACGGCCAGTTTCAGCGTTTTGGTCTTGCTCAGATCCGGCATGTCAATATAGATGATGTACACGCCGCTGGCAACGGGTAGGCCCGCTTCGTTGAGCAGGTCCCAAGTGGTGAATTGACTTGCGTTGTTCTTTTCCAGGGTCCGCACCAGTATGCCGGAAAGGGTAAAGATGCGGATCGTCGCTGCAGCCGGCAGATGATTAAAGGTGACGAAACGGCTGAACTGGTTCTTTTCAACAATATTGAATCAATAATAGGGATTCGGGAAGACGTTGATCTTTTCCACATCGATCACCGCATCAGCCAACTGATCCGTGGGCGCTACCGTGCTGAACGTAAACTCATCCGCCGTCGTGTTGAAATGGTTGGCTTCCAGAATAATCTTGTCTCCGGCCTGTTGGAGCCGGGCGCCGCGACGACTGGGTACGCCGACGTACATCAGGTCAGTATTGACCACGCCGTTGAGCATGTCATTGGTCGTGTACATCTCCTGGGGTGTGGGAGAATAGTCGCTGGCGAAAATGAACATGAATTCGCGGGTGGCGTTCATACCGCCCTCGGTGTCATATCGGCCAGGCATCCAAGCGCCGTTGACCAGACCGGACGTGGTGTTGTTTTCGTTGAAACCGACGTTGAGACGACGAGGCGGATTGCTCTCCATATCATAGGCGGCAAAGCAGACCGGCCGCATGTCCTGATAGGGATATCCACCTGCCTTGTTGATGATAAAAGGCTCGAATTCGGGCTTGGCTGGAACCGAGGTGGGGCCGACACCGCGCATATAGCGGTAGGCCATGGAAACATTGGGGTCGTTCATGTCCGTCGGTACGCCGAACTCATCGCACGCGGCGAAACGAATCTCGACGTTTTTGCAACCCGTAGCCGGCAGACCGGTGCCGAAGAAATTATCCGCCCAGCCGAAAAGGCCTGCCCAACCCTCCAGGTGCCAGAGGGGAGCCGCGCCGGCGTTATCGTTCCAGGCGGTCAGAAACCGGTTGGCGGCCGGCTCATAGACATAGCCTTTATCCTTAAGGCCTTTGTCCGTGGGGCCAGCGACTTTTACCTGAACGCCGTCGACGATGAGATAGTCATCGTCGCCGCTCTGGTTCGTCTGCCCGGCGAGTTTGACCGTACCGGTGGTAACATCCGTCAGATCCCAAACGGTTTCGCCCTCAACGTCACGGAAGGATATTTTGTAGCTGTGTCCGGTCAGACGGGTGTTGTCAACGACTTTAGCGGTCACAACGCCTTCGCTCACTCCGCTGCTGTGGGTCACGTTCAACATGGTTCCATTCTCTGTAGTGAGACGTACACCCGGTTTGGGTGTTTGTGGAATAACCGCAACCACGGTCATTGGGCTTTCCAGAGTGGTGGTGGTCAATCCCGGTGTGCTGTTGTAGCTATAGGCCGAGATACCGAAATAATAGGTGCGCCCATTGGCCAACGGCATATCACGGAACCGGTCCGTGCTGATGGTCAGGGTCCGCTGAATTCCGGTATCCTTGCCAATTTGAGCCGGCAGGGAGAGCACGAGGCCTGAGTTGGCATCGAACGTCTCTTGCACAATGGTGGTCACGCCGTTGGCCAAATCGTAGGTTGCCAGCTTGATGCCCTGCGAAGAGGTCGCGCCTGCGTTGGGCAGCTGATAGACATTATAGCCTTCGAACTCATACCCCTTGTCGCTAAATTTCTCAACTT from the bacterium genome contains:
- a CDS encoding PorV/PorQ family protein, producing MKAFLDKVLIVSLAILTVLTVQAFAGASNRAGTNAASELLIPVGARYIGMGGASAASVAGIDAIYWNPAGLDRTSFRATAQFSQMQYIADINVSYAAVAAQFGRMGSIGLSFKTLAMGDIAITTEDAPDGTGALFSPAFMTVGLTYSRALTERVSVGASAKLISETLDRVGATGLAFDIGVQYQNLGDIEGLGIGVALKNLGPGMKMDGNGLLLKANPLDVSRSTSFYKVVAGKDELPSTLDIGLSYKLTVTEKNTLHLQTTIVNNNYDDDYANVGAEYSFADMVFLRGGYGIPLGQQNDPTGADAHVYGFCAGGGFHKSFSGLTIMLDYAYRSVDYFNGNNVFTLSFGF
- a CDS encoding GWxTD domain-containing protein, translating into MKQWRWTLVLSLCGLITPAMKASTISLSMDVAQFRNPDGQSYLEIYYSLPENSPRYVLVDGRLRCEVLLSLEIVHNDTLWANKTWRVTNTVLDTAHHDQAKQLVDLLRFSILAGQTYHLKLFARDLKRESLDSLQLEFTSHAYTDEAPLLSDVQLANAITPFDSSCAESFHKRYYCIIPNPEMTFGEQNKDLFFYYEAYDLQRTIPANRFKVKARILDEQGKPYEPLPAIIHDRELRHNMIREIGQFSVQDLPSGAYRLEYSITDSADAVLNSKSKIFLVQNPGAKPLAAGSGQTTLALHFLDGFDLKKLDEELDKLYAMTKKEDREIYRSLKEEGRRAFIYNLWLAHLPSGAASVEDFRLQYMQECDYVHTHYSRSGKPGWRTDRGIIHLRYGKPSDIERHTVSKDTKPYEIWHYENIENGVIFVFVDRAGFNQYELIHSTKRGELYDPNYLRLLQPTGSEFFKM